One Obesumbacterium proteus DNA window includes the following coding sequences:
- a CDS encoding YggS family pyridoxal phosphate-dependent enzyme — translation MNSTIQQNLEAVRSRISAAAQDCGRSPEEVTLLAVSKTKPVSAIEEAIAAGQRAFGENYVQEGVSKIQHFAQTPHGSELEWHFIGPLQSNKSRLVAEHFDWIHTIDRVKIAQRLSEQRPAECAPLNVLIQINISDESSKSGIELSELDALAAQVAEMPNLRLRGLMAIPAPEEDPAKQKAVFEQMEQAFLALKAQYLHIDTLSMGMTHDMAAAITAGSTLVRIGTAIFGARDYGTTS, via the coding sequence ATGAATAGCACTATCCAACAAAATTTAGAGGCCGTCAGGAGCCGTATCAGCGCTGCGGCTCAGGATTGCGGCAGGTCTCCAGAAGAAGTTACGTTACTTGCAGTCAGTAAAACTAAGCCTGTGAGCGCCATCGAAGAAGCGATTGCCGCAGGGCAACGAGCCTTTGGTGAAAACTACGTGCAGGAAGGGGTGAGCAAGATCCAGCATTTTGCACAGACACCCCACGGTTCGGAATTGGAGTGGCACTTCATTGGCCCATTGCAATCTAATAAAAGCCGCTTAGTGGCGGAGCATTTCGATTGGATTCATACCATCGATCGTGTGAAAATTGCTCAGCGTTTGAGTGAACAACGCCCCGCGGAATGTGCGCCGCTGAACGTGCTGATCCAAATTAATATTAGCGATGAAAGCAGCAAATCAGGTATTGAACTGAGCGAGCTTGATGCGTTAGCTGCGCAGGTCGCTGAAATGCCTAATCTTCGTTTGCGTGGCTTGATGGCCATTCCTGCGCCAGAAGAAGATCCTGCGAAGCAAAAAGCAGTGTTTGAGCAAATGGAACAGGCGTTTTTGGCTCTTAAAGCGCAGTATCTGCATATTGATACGTTATCGATGGGGATGACTCATGATATGGCGGCTGCGATTACCGCAGGCAGTACGCTCGTGCGTATCGGTACAGCGATTTTTGGCGCCCGTGATTACGGTACAACTTCATAA
- the cadA gene encoding lysine decarboxylase, whose product MNIIAIMNDLSAYFKEEPLRELHQELEKEGFRIAYPKDRNDLLKLIENNSRLCGVIFDWDKYNLELSAEISELNKLLPIYAFANTYSTLDVNMSDLRLNVRFFEYALGSAQDIATKIRQSTDQYIDTILPPLTKALFKYVKEEKYTFCTPGHMGGTAFDKSPVGSLFYDFFGENTMRSDISISVSELGSLLDHSGPHRDAEEYIARTFNADRSYIVTNGTSTANKIVGMYSSPAGATILIDRNCHKSLTHLMMMSNVVPVYLRPTRNAYGILGGIPQSEFTRASIEEKVKNTPNATWPVHAVVTNSTYDGLFYNTEYIKNTLDVKSIHFDSAWVPYTNFHPIYQGKAGMSGERVPGKIIYETQSTHKLLAAFSQASMIHVKGEINEETFNEAYMMHTSTSPHYGIVASTETAAAMMKGNAGKRLINGSIERAIRFRKEIRRLRTESDGWFFDVWQPDNIDEVACWPLNPRNEWHGFPNIDNDHMYLDPIKVTLLTPGLSPNGTLEEEGIPASIVSKYLDEHGIIVEKTGPYNLLFLFSIGIDKTKALSLLRALTDFKRVYDLNLRVKNVLPSLYNEAPDFYKEMRIQELAQGIHALVKHHNLPDLMYRAFEVLPKLVMTPHDAFQEEVRGNIEPCALDDMLGKVSANMILPYPPGVPVVMPGEMLTKESRPVLSFLQMLCEIGAHYPGFETDIHGVHRDGATGKYMVVVLKQGADEPGDKPSDTVKKAPGKKPSAAKKS is encoded by the coding sequence ATGAATATCATTGCCATCATGAACGATTTAAGCGCTTATTTTAAGGAAGAACCCCTGCGCGAGCTGCATCAAGAGTTAGAGAAGGAAGGCTTCCGCATTGCTTATCCCAAAGACCGCAACGATCTGCTGAAGCTGATTGAAAACAACTCCCGTCTGTGTGGCGTCATTTTCGACTGGGATAAATATAACCTTGAGCTCAGCGCTGAAATCAGTGAGCTCAACAAACTGCTGCCGATTTATGCCTTCGCCAACACCTATTCAACGCTAGACGTCAACATGAGCGACCTGCGTCTCAATGTTCGCTTCTTTGAATATGCATTGGGTAGCGCACAAGACATCGCCACCAAGATCCGCCAAAGCACCGATCAGTATATTGATACTATTCTTCCACCGCTGACCAAGGCGCTGTTCAAATACGTCAAAGAAGAGAAATACACGTTCTGTACGCCGGGGCATATGGGCGGAACAGCGTTCGATAAAAGCCCAGTCGGTAGCCTGTTCTATGATTTCTTTGGTGAAAACACCATGCGTTCGGATATCTCGATTTCCGTATCTGAACTCGGCTCGTTGCTCGATCATAGCGGCCCACACCGTGACGCTGAAGAGTATATTGCACGCACGTTTAACGCCGATCGCAGCTATATCGTAACCAACGGAACATCTACGGCGAATAAAATTGTCGGCATGTATTCATCTCCTGCCGGTGCCACTATCCTGATAGACCGAAACTGCCATAAATCATTGACCCATTTGATGATGATGAGCAACGTTGTCCCCGTCTATCTGCGCCCAACCCGTAACGCCTACGGTATTTTGGGCGGGATACCGCAAAGCGAATTCACCCGCGCTAGCATCGAAGAGAAAGTGAAAAATACGCCCAATGCCACATGGCCCGTACATGCGGTAGTCACTAACTCCACCTATGACGGTCTGTTCTACAACACCGAATACATTAAAAACACGCTCGATGTTAAGTCGATTCACTTCGATTCGGCATGGGTGCCTTACACCAACTTCCATCCGATTTATCAAGGCAAAGCAGGGATGAGCGGTGAACGTGTGCCGGGTAAAATCATCTACGAAACCCAGTCCACCCACAAACTGCTGGCCGCATTCTCACAGGCATCGATGATCCACGTGAAGGGTGAGATCAATGAAGAAACCTTCAACGAAGCCTATATGATGCATACCTCGACATCGCCACATTATGGGATTGTGGCGTCGACGGAAACCGCGGCGGCCATGATGAAGGGCAACGCCGGTAAACGTTTAATTAATGGTTCAATTGAACGAGCGATCCGCTTCCGTAAAGAGATCCGCCGCTTACGCACAGAATCCGATGGCTGGTTCTTTGACGTATGGCAGCCGGATAACATTGATGAGGTTGCTTGCTGGCCGCTCAATCCACGTAATGAATGGCATGGATTCCCGAACATCGACAACGATCATATGTATCTTGATCCGATCAAAGTGACTTTGCTGACCCCAGGTTTAAGTCCAAATGGCACGCTGGAAGAGGAAGGGATACCGGCGTCGATCGTGTCGAAATATCTGGATGAGCACGGCATCATCGTGGAAAAAACCGGGCCCTATAACCTGCTATTCCTGTTTAGTATCGGGATCGATAAAACCAAGGCGCTGAGCTTGTTGCGAGCGTTAACCGATTTCAAACGCGTGTATGACCTCAACCTGCGCGTGAAAAACGTGTTGCCATCGCTCTATAACGAGGCCCCTGATTTCTATAAAGAGATGCGAATTCAGGAGTTAGCTCAGGGTATTCATGCTCTGGTGAAACACCACAATCTGCCAGACCTGATGTATCGTGCATTCGAGGTGTTACCAAAGCTGGTGATGACGCCGCATGATGCGTTCCAAGAAGAAGTGCGTGGCAACATTGAGCCATGTGCCTTGGATGATATGTTAGGAAAAGTCAGCGCCAACATGATCCTGCCGTATCCTCCGGGTGTTCCGGTGGTTATGCCGGGGGAAATGCTCACCAAGGAGAGCCGCCCAGTTCTGAGCTTCTTGCAGATGCTATGTGAAATTGGCGCACACTATCCGGGCTTTGAAACGGATATTCACGGCGTTCATCGTGATGGTGCAACGGGTAAATACATGGTCGTGGTGCTGAAACAAGGCGCAGATGAACCGGGTGATAAACCGAGCGATACGGTGAAGAAAGCGCCGGGTAAAAAACCATCAGCGGCGAAGAAGTCATAA
- a CDS encoding type IV pilus twitching motility protein PilT, with protein sequence MDFCDLLARSVKQNASDLHLCTGYPPVLRIDGALQTVEAEPLTSRQIDSWLAMHLPTEADTLWRQQHQVDFALNLHGGIRLRVNAFQQLHGPSLALRIIPNTIPTLHDLSAPTALPNLLEAGSGLILVCGATGSGKSTTLAAMLNHINHHQPWHIITLEDPLEFIHIPQQSLIQQREIGAHVPSFNQALRAALREDPDVILLGELRDAESIRLALTAAETGHLVLATLHTRGAAQAVERLIDVFPAEEKNFVRTQIAGSLRAVLAQQLLPKQGGGRVAAFEFLLNTPAVSNLIREEKAHQIATVLQTGQRQGMLSFEQDIARLNAQGILGRIKNDHNH encoded by the coding sequence ATGGATTTTTGTGATTTATTGGCTCGTAGTGTAAAGCAAAACGCATCAGATCTGCATCTTTGCACTGGATATCCACCCGTTCTTCGTATCGACGGCGCATTGCAGACGGTCGAAGCAGAGCCGCTAACGTCCCGCCAGATTGACTCTTGGCTGGCGATGCACCTGCCTACCGAAGCCGATACGCTATGGCGACAGCAGCATCAGGTAGATTTCGCCTTAAACCTACATGGGGGCATCCGGCTCAGAGTCAATGCTTTCCAGCAATTACATGGCCCCTCTCTGGCCCTGCGCATTATTCCAAACACGATCCCGACGCTGCATGATTTATCTGCGCCAACGGCACTGCCTAATCTTCTTGAGGCGGGCTCTGGGCTCATTTTGGTCTGTGGTGCAACCGGCAGCGGAAAATCCACAACGCTTGCCGCCATGCTGAACCATATAAACCACCATCAGCCATGGCACATTATTACGCTGGAGGACCCTTTGGAATTTATCCATATCCCGCAGCAATCGCTTATCCAACAGCGTGAAATTGGCGCTCATGTTCCCAGCTTTAACCAAGCGCTACGCGCCGCGCTGCGAGAGGATCCCGATGTCATTTTACTGGGTGAATTACGTGATGCGGAATCCATTCGTTTAGCCCTCACGGCAGCAGAGACGGGCCATCTCGTATTAGCGACGCTACACACGCGAGGTGCCGCGCAAGCGGTAGAACGGCTGATTGATGTCTTTCCTGCCGAAGAGAAAAATTTTGTACGTACACAAATCGCAGGCAGCCTGCGGGCGGTGCTGGCACAGCAGCTTTTGCCCAAACAGGGCGGAGGAAGAGTCGCCGCGTTTGAGTTTCTGCTCAATACACCTGCCGTCAGTAACTTAATCCGTGAAGAAAAAGCGCACCAGATAGCTACCGTACTGCAAACGGGGCAACGACAAGGAATGCTAAGTTTTGAGCAGGATATTGCTCGATTAAACGCACAAGGAATACTTGGGAGGATAAAAAATGACCATAACCACTAA
- the gshB gene encoding glutathione synthase: protein MIKLGIVMDPISSINIKKDTSFAMLLEAQRRGYELHYMEMNDLYMYVGEGRARTQLLSVKEDKAGWYEFHGEQDIALSDLDVILMRKDPPFDTEFIYATYILERAEDKGTLIVNKPQSLRDCNEKLFTAWFADLTPDTLVTRKAEHIREFYAKHGDIILKPLDGMGGASIFRVKAEDPNLSVIIETLTEHSSRFCMAQNFLPAIKDGDKRVLVVDGEPVPYCLARIPKSGETRGNLAAGGRGEARPLTESDWAIARKVAPVLKEKGLIFVGLDIIGDRLTEINVTSPTCAREIEAAFPDVSVTGMLMDSIEKRIGKK, encoded by the coding sequence ATGATTAAGCTTGGCATTGTGATGGACCCGATTTCTTCCATCAATATCAAAAAAGACACCAGCTTTGCGATGCTGCTCGAAGCACAGCGCCGTGGCTACGAACTGCACTACATGGAAATGAACGATCTTTACATGTATGTGGGTGAAGGGCGTGCGCGCACTCAATTGCTGAGTGTGAAAGAAGATAAAGCGGGCTGGTATGAGTTCCACGGCGAACAGGATATTGCGCTGTCCGATCTCGACGTCATTTTGATGCGTAAAGATCCTCCGTTTGATACCGAGTTTATTTATGCCACTTATATCCTTGAGCGCGCGGAAGATAAAGGCACCTTGATCGTTAACAAGCCGCAGAGCCTGCGCGACTGTAACGAAAAGCTGTTTACCGCATGGTTTGCCGATTTAACGCCGGATACCTTGGTCACGCGTAAAGCGGAACACATTCGTGAATTCTATGCCAAGCACGGTGACATTATTTTGAAACCGCTCGACGGCATGGGCGGTGCATCGATTTTCCGCGTAAAAGCGGAAGATCCGAATTTGTCTGTGATTATCGAAACGCTGACCGAACACAGCAGCCGTTTCTGCATGGCGCAGAATTTCCTTCCTGCGATCAAAGACGGTGACAAGCGTGTGCTGGTGGTGGACGGCGAGCCGGTTCCTTACTGCTTGGCGCGTATTCCAAAAAGCGGCGAAACCCGTGGCAACTTGGCCGCCGGTGGGCGCGGTGAAGCGCGTCCATTGACCGAAAGTGACTGGGCGATTGCGCGTAAAGTGGCGCCAGTGCTGAAAGAGAAAGGCCTCATCTTTGTTGGCTTGGACATTATTGGCGATCGCCTGACTGAGATTAACGTCACGAGTCCTACCTGTGCGCGTGAGATTGAAGCCGCATTCCCTGATGTGTCTGTGACCGGCATGTTGATGGATTCGATTGAAAAACGTATCGGTAAGAAGTAA
- the rsmE gene encoding 16S rRNA (uracil(1498)-N(3))-methyltransferase, with protein sequence MRIPRIYHPERLDAPCEIDLSEDAANHVGRVLRMSEGHEIQLFDGSNQIFTAHIIAASKKNVRVSVQAGVIDDRESPLHLHLGQVISRGEKMEFTIQKSIELGASIITPLISERCGVKLDAERMAKKLGQWQKIAIAACEQCGRNVIPEIRPTMLLEQWCAEEDDSLKLNLHPRANASINTLPLPVERVRLLIGPEGGLSADEIAMTAGYQFTDILLGPRVLRTETTALTAITALQVRFGDLG encoded by the coding sequence ATGCGTATTCCTCGTATTTATCACCCTGAACGCCTTGATGCGCCTTGCGAAATTGATCTTAGCGAAGATGCTGCGAATCACGTTGGGCGAGTTCTGCGCATGAGCGAAGGGCATGAGATCCAGCTATTTGATGGTAGTAACCAGATTTTTACCGCACATATTATTGCGGCCAGCAAGAAGAACGTTCGGGTGAGCGTACAGGCTGGCGTGATAGACGATCGTGAATCACCGCTGCATTTGCATTTAGGGCAGGTGATTTCACGTGGTGAAAAGATGGAATTCACCATACAAAAATCCATTGAGCTGGGTGCCAGTATCATTACTCCGCTGATTTCTGAACGCTGTGGCGTTAAGCTGGATGCTGAACGTATGGCTAAAAAACTGGGGCAATGGCAAAAAATTGCGATTGCGGCCTGCGAGCAGTGTGGGCGGAATGTGATCCCTGAAATTCGCCCAACGATGTTGTTAGAACAGTGGTGCGCCGAAGAGGATGATTCTTTGAAGCTGAATTTGCATCCGCGCGCCAATGCGAGTATCAACACATTACCGCTGCCCGTTGAACGTGTACGTTTGCTGATTGGCCCAGAAGGTGGATTATCCGCCGATGAAATTGCCATGACCGCAGGCTACCAATTTACTGATATTCTGTTGGGACCTCGTGTATTACGCACAGAGACCACCGCGCTGACAGCCATAACCGCACTTCAGGTTCGCTTTGGCGATTTAGGCTAG
- a CDS encoding Hok/Gef family protein, producing MSRKLLLYGLIVMCFTLLIFTWMVRGSLCELRIKQGKTEVAAFLNYEDKHAL from the coding sequence ATGTCGCGTAAGCTGTTGCTTTATGGATTAATAGTGATGTGTTTTACGCTATTGATCTTTACCTGGATGGTACGTGGTTCGCTGTGCGAGCTACGAATTAAGCAGGGAAAAACAGAGGTTGCCGCGTTCTTAAACTACGAAGATAAGCACGCGTTGTAA
- the ruvX gene encoding Holliday junction resolvase RuvX: MGNRTIIAFDFGTKSIGAAIGQEITGTARPLASFKANEGSPDWTKIEKILKEWQPDLVVVGLPLNMDGTEQPVTAQARKFANRIHGRFGVQIALHDERLSTVEARSHLFAGGGYRALDKGSVDAASAVIILESWFDQQAG; this comes from the coding sequence ATGGGTAACAGAACAATTATCGCTTTCGATTTTGGTACCAAAAGTATCGGTGCTGCGATTGGGCAAGAGATTACAGGTACGGCGCGGCCACTGGCTTCATTTAAGGCAAATGAAGGTTCACCCGACTGGACAAAAATTGAAAAAATTTTAAAGGAGTGGCAGCCCGATCTCGTGGTGGTTGGGCTACCTCTCAATATGGACGGCACCGAACAACCGGTTACCGCTCAGGCGCGAAAGTTTGCTAATCGCATTCATGGTCGTTTTGGTGTGCAAATTGCTCTGCACGATGAACGCTTGAGTACCGTCGAAGCGCGATCGCATCTTTTTGCCGGTGGCGGCTATCGTGCATTGGATAAAGGTAGCGTAGACGCCGCCTCTGCGGTGATTATTCTGGAAAGCTGGTTTGATCAGCAGGCAGGATGA
- a CDS encoding Txe/YoeB family addiction module toxin, translating into MNKFFTDESWADYVFWQENDKRFIKRINELIKEIERTPFTGIGKPEPLKHHLSGYWSRRINEEHRIIYRVEEDRMIILSCRYHY; encoded by the coding sequence ATGAATAAATTCTTCACGGATGAGTCTTGGGCCGATTACGTCTTCTGGCAGGAAAATGACAAACGTTTTATTAAACGTATCAATGAATTGATTAAAGAAATTGAAAGGACCCCGTTCACAGGGATTGGTAAACCAGAGCCTTTAAAACATCATCTATCGGGCTATTGGTCACGCAGAATTAATGAAGAACACCGGATCATATACCGGGTAGAAGAAGACAGGATGATCATCCTGTCTTGCCGCTATCATTATTAG
- a CDS encoding YggT family protein: MLTLTFLVKTVIDLYVMILLLRIWMQWARTDFYNPLSQFIVKVTQPIVGPLRRVIPSLGPIDSSSLLVAFLLMTIKYPLLLLIQSGEISLSPYNLLFGLISVIKSAGYLVFWVIIIRSIMSWISQGRSPMDYVLMQLTEPLMSPIRRFLPAMGGLDFSAMVVILVLYMLNYLGMDLLGQLWFLL; encoded by the coding sequence ATGCTAACACTGACTTTCTTGGTCAAAACTGTCATTGACCTTTACGTCATGATTTTATTGCTGCGGATCTGGATGCAATGGGCACGCACTGATTTTTATAATCCGCTGTCGCAGTTTATTGTGAAAGTGACTCAGCCGATTGTGGGACCGCTGCGTCGCGTAATCCCTTCACTGGGGCCGATTGATTCGTCTTCGCTGCTGGTGGCATTTTTGCTGATGACGATTAAATATCCGCTGTTGCTGCTGATCCAAAGCGGAGAGATCTCGCTTAGCCCGTACAACCTGCTATTTGGCCTGATTTCCGTTATCAAATCTGCAGGTTATCTGGTGTTCTGGGTGATTATCATCCGTTCTATCATGAGCTGGATCAGCCAAGGCCGCAGCCCAATGGATTATGTGTTGATGCAGCTGACTGAGCCGTTGATGTCGCCGATACGTCGTTTTCTTCCTGCGATGGGCGGTCTAGATTTTTCAGCCATGGTCGTGATCTTGGTGCTGTACATGCTGAATTATCTCGGCATGGATCTTCTGGGGCAGCTCTGGTTCTTGCTGTGA
- a CDS encoding SprT family zinc-dependent metalloprotease, which produces MTQRSPISRRIPIAQQQAVMQCLRNALAQANAQLKTQYPEPKISYQQRGTTAGTAWLQDWEIRLNPVLLLENGQEFIDEVVPHELAHLLVYKQFGKVAPHGREWQWMMGHVLGIEPRRTHKFGVETVSGKTYPYRCGCQLHQLTVRRHNKVMRKESEYRCRQCGQVLSFSPGAISEH; this is translated from the coding sequence ATGACACAACGTTCCCCTATCTCTCGACGAATCCCGATTGCTCAGCAACAGGCCGTTATGCAGTGTTTGCGCAATGCTTTAGCGCAGGCTAACGCACAGCTAAAAACACAATATCCTGAGCCAAAAATCAGCTATCAACAGCGTGGTACCACAGCGGGAACTGCATGGCTGCAAGATTGGGAGATCCGCCTAAATCCTGTGTTGTTACTTGAGAACGGGCAGGAATTCATTGATGAAGTGGTGCCACATGAACTGGCACATCTCTTGGTCTATAAGCAGTTTGGTAAAGTTGCCCCTCATGGCCGTGAATGGCAGTGGATGATGGGACATGTTCTAGGTATTGAACCGCGTCGGACACATAAATTTGGCGTAGAGACAGTGAGTGGAAAAACGTATCCCTATCGCTGCGGCTGCCAGCTCCATCAACTGACCGTGCGTCGTCATAATAAAGTGATGCGTAAAGAGTCGGAATATCGCTGCCGCCAGTGTGGGCAGGTATTAAGCTTTAGCCCCGGCGCAATTTCGGAACATTAA
- a CDS encoding type II toxin-antitoxin system Phd/YefM family antitoxin gives MRNITYSAARATLASVMDQTIQDCTPILITRQNGEDCVLMSSKEYSSLMETAYLMRSPANAEHLLKSLAQASAKALEQKVLDE, from the coding sequence ATGCGCAACATCACCTACTCAGCGGCTCGAGCCACGTTAGCCTCAGTCATGGATCAAACGATTCAGGACTGCACGCCCATACTTATCACCCGTCAAAATGGTGAAGACTGCGTTTTGATGTCTAGCAAAGAATATTCCAGCCTCATGGAAACCGCTTATTTAATGCGCTCACCCGCGAATGCTGAACACCTGCTTAAATCATTGGCACAAGCTAGCGCCAAGGCTCTAGAACAGAAGGTGCTGGATGAATAA
- the endA gene encoding deoxyribonuclease I yields the protein MLRKISYALTFSALLAFPLLGQAQKINNFTQAKAAAVKVNQDAPGSFYCGCQIEWQGKKGIPNLESCGYQARKNQNRASRIEWEHVMPAWQFGHQMQCWQDGGRKNCAKIPQYVKIETDLHNLQPAVGEVNGDRNNFMYSQWRGGEGQYGQCPMKVDFKNKQAEPPARARGAIARTYFYMRDRYSIRLSKQQTQLFDVWNRQYPVTEWECTRDRRIANMQGNHNPYVQQACEASKG from the coding sequence ATGCTTCGCAAAATTTCATACGCGCTGACGTTTTCAGCACTTCTGGCTTTTCCTCTTTTAGGACAGGCGCAAAAAATCAATAATTTTACTCAGGCCAAAGCGGCGGCGGTTAAAGTGAATCAGGATGCCCCTGGCTCCTTCTACTGCGGCTGCCAAATTGAGTGGCAGGGAAAGAAGGGTATCCCCAATCTGGAAAGTTGCGGCTATCAGGCGCGTAAAAATCAGAATCGCGCTTCACGTATTGAGTGGGAACACGTAATGCCTGCGTGGCAGTTTGGCCACCAAATGCAGTGCTGGCAGGATGGTGGACGTAAAAACTGCGCCAAAATACCGCAATATGTGAAGATTGAAACCGATCTGCATAACTTGCAGCCCGCAGTGGGCGAGGTGAACGGCGACCGTAATAACTTCATGTATAGCCAGTGGCGCGGTGGCGAAGGGCAGTATGGGCAATGCCCGATGAAAGTTGATTTCAAAAACAAACAGGCGGAGCCACCGGCTCGTGCCCGTGGAGCCATTGCCAGAACCTATTTCTATATGCGCGATCGTTACAGCATTCGTTTGTCTAAACAGCAAACTCAGCTATTTGACGTCTGGAACCGTCAATATCCGGTCACCGAGTGGGAGTGCACGCGCGATCGGCGGATTGCCAACATGCAGGGCAATCATAATCCTTATGTTCAGCAGGCCTGTGAGGCTTCCAAAGGCTGA
- the cadB gene encoding cadaverine/lysine antiporter gives MASAKKIGLIACTGVVAGNMMGSGIALLPANLASLGSIAIIGWIVALIGAISLAYVYARLATKNPQEGGPIAYAGEIGPAFGFQTGVLYYHANWIGNLAIGITAVSYLSTFFPMFNNPIPAGIACIAIVWIFTFVNMLGGAWVSRLTTIGLVLVLIPVIGTGVAGWYWFDMGTYQANWNTSGGTDYHAVIKSILLCLWAFIGVESAAVSTGMVENPKRNAPIATMLGTFLAGIVYIAATQVIAGMYPASQMAASGAPFAISASTMVGSWAGPVVSAFTAFACLTSLGSWMMLVGQAGARAAHDGNFPKVYGEMDKDGIPRKGLFLAAIKMTVLMVLITVMNASGGKASDLFGELTGIAVLLTMLPYFYSCIDLIRFDGANLKNILSLIASVLGCVFCFIALMGANSFELAGTFIISLIILMFYSRKMGRNQEKLTTPTDSQS, from the coding sequence ATGGCATCTGCAAAGAAAATTGGCCTCATTGCCTGTACCGGTGTTGTTGCCGGTAATATGATGGGAAGCGGGATCGCATTACTCCCCGCTAACCTTGCAAGCTTAGGTTCTATCGCAATTATTGGTTGGATTGTCGCGTTGATCGGTGCAATTTCATTGGCTTACGTTTATGCCCGACTCGCAACAAAAAACCCACAGGAAGGTGGTCCTATCGCCTACGCGGGTGAAATCGGGCCAGCCTTCGGTTTCCAGACTGGGGTGCTTTATTACCATGCTAACTGGATTGGTAACCTCGCTATCGGCATCACCGCCGTTTCTTACCTTTCTACCTTTTTCCCGATGTTTAACAATCCGATCCCAGCGGGAATCGCCTGTATTGCCATTGTCTGGATCTTTACCTTCGTCAATATGCTAGGCGGCGCTTGGGTCAGCCGCTTAACAACTATTGGCTTAGTGTTAGTGCTTATTCCCGTTATCGGTACCGGTGTTGCAGGTTGGTATTGGTTTGATATGGGAACCTATCAGGCGAACTGGAATACTTCGGGAGGCACCGATTATCATGCCGTCATTAAAAGTATTCTGTTATGTCTGTGGGCCTTTATCGGCGTTGAATCTGCCGCGGTAAGTACCGGTATGGTGGAAAATCCAAAACGTAACGCGCCTATCGCGACCATGTTAGGGACGTTCCTTGCCGGTATCGTTTATATCGCCGCGACTCAGGTTATTGCCGGTATGTACCCAGCCTCGCAGATGGCGGCATCAGGCGCTCCGTTTGCGATCAGTGCTTCCACCATGGTGGGTAGCTGGGCAGGGCCGGTGGTATCTGCATTTACCGCATTCGCCTGTTTAACGTCTTTAGGCTCATGGATGATGCTGGTCGGCCAAGCCGGTGCTCGCGCCGCACATGACGGCAACTTCCCGAAAGTTTACGGTGAAATGGATAAAGACGGCATTCCAAGAAAAGGCCTGTTCTTAGCCGCGATTAAAATGACGGTATTGATGGTGCTGATTACGGTAATGAACGCCAGCGGCGGTAAAGCATCGGATCTGTTCGGTGAGCTGACAGGGATTGCCGTGCTGCTAACCATGTTGCCGTACTTCTACTCTTGTATCGACCTGATCCGTTTTGACGGTGCAAACCTGAAAAATATCCTCAGCTTGATCGCTTCCGTACTGGGCTGCGTATTCTGCTTTATCGCCCTGATGGGTGCCAACTCCTTCGAATTGGCAGGGACCTTCATTATCAGCCTGATCATCCTGATGTTCTACTCTCGTAAGATGGGTAGAAACCAAGAGAAATTAACCACGCCGACGGATAGTCAGTCTTAA
- a CDS encoding YqgE/AlgH family protein, giving the protein MNLAHHFLIAMPSMQDSRFKRTVIYVCEHNKDGAMGLVINKPLEQLTLGSLLEKLKITPEPRDEKIRLDKPVMYGGPLAEDRGFVLHTPQSNFGSSVAISAECMMTTSRDVLETLGTQAQPKDILVSLGYCSWEAGQLEQELLDNAWLTVEADAHILFHTPISERWVSAAKKLGVDIRNMATSAGHA; this is encoded by the coding sequence ATGAATTTAGCGCATCATTTTCTCATAGCCATGCCTTCTATGCAGGACAGCCGATTCAAGCGTACCGTTATCTATGTGTGCGAGCACAATAAAGACGGTGCGATGGGTTTAGTCATCAATAAACCACTAGAACAGCTCACTCTGGGATCCCTATTGGAAAAGCTAAAAATCACGCCAGAGCCAAGAGACGAGAAAATTCGGTTGGATAAACCGGTCATGTACGGCGGTCCGTTGGCTGAAGATCGTGGTTTTGTGCTGCATACGCCACAGTCAAATTTTGGCTCCAGCGTCGCGATTTCCGCTGAATGCATGATGACAACCTCTCGCGACGTGCTTGAAACGTTAGGGACTCAAGCACAGCCAAAAGATATTTTGGTTTCATTGGGTTATTGCAGCTGGGAGGCAGGACAGTTGGAGCAAGAACTGCTCGATAATGCGTGGCTCACCGTTGAAGCCGATGCGCACATCCTATTCCATACGCCAATTTCAGAACGCTGGGTCAGCGCGGCTAAAAAACTGGGCGTCGATATTCGCAATATGGCCACTTCAGCAGGACACGCGTAA